A genomic segment from Amia ocellicauda isolate fAmiCal2 chromosome 13, fAmiCal2.hap1, whole genome shotgun sequence encodes:
- the cdkn2a/b gene encoding cyclin-dependent kinase inhibitor 2A, translating into MTAEELSTAAATGDTGRVCALLQQGTGANALNRFNRTAIQVMMMGSTPVAKLLLSYGADPNVADGTGATPLHDAARGGFLDTVETLVQHDANVHARDTSGRRAIDLALENGHEDVVAFLETQDVLV; encoded by the exons ATGACCGCCGAGGAGCTCTCCACCGCCGCGGCCACCGGCGACACCGGGCGGGTGTGCGCGCTGCTGCAGCAGGGCACCGGTGCCAATGCGCTGAACAGGTTCAATCGGACAGCTATACAG GTGATGATGATGGGCAGTACCCCTGTAGCTAAGCTATTGCTGTCCTATGGGGCAGACCCCAATGTGGCCGATGGCACCGGCGCCACCCCGCTGCATGACGCCGCCAGGGGAGGCTTTCTGGACACGGTGGAGACTCTGGTCCAGCACGATGCCAACGTCCATGCCAGGGATACCAGCGGCCGGAGGGCGATTGACCTGGCCCTGGAAAACGGACATGAGGACGTGGTGGCATTTCTGGAAACTCAAgatgttttagtttag